The Perca fluviatilis chromosome 2, GENO_Pfluv_1.0, whole genome shotgun sequence genome includes a region encoding these proteins:
- the gdpd4a gene encoding glycerophosphodiester phosphodiesterase domain-containing protein 5 — protein CRAVVECKLVTRLKLGKLKVVRRQLLQRYEHQPFVSCLAGLYGCQWRRYQRARAQPGECCCSKVECGSFGLLIVTFFLSFLFLYFWSEAQNDYIDFDWFNFGTLGFWFPWSRVLLVVAAALFTYIALLLVLAVCLLSEGQRLYLHWSHKTGIVVALAFSVTATAILSDIWSKEWKTLLLSLQVTAPFLHVAAVLLMVILSWPIALHFFRMNKKDRSGRLGELCFLSPESGLNTEKQRSVFMHRISGTNSQKTAVRQVAVLGLYLSVLFSLYLVPLGMYSPCIKEAGTLGPAPTLIGHRGAPMLAPENTVMSFEKAVEAGGEGLETDVTISYDGVPFLMHDSTLKRTTNVADVFPNRTHLDASMFSWAELQQLNAGGWFLLRDPFGTVSSLSEADCSQAQNQSVPSLAQFLEVAASSGRLVLFDLHKPPYGHPYSQSYINTTLQVVHAHINSSQVLWLPSEDRDLVHAVDPELQQTSGEKASIQELTDGHITRLNLHYSTMSQQQFSKYQSVNISTNLYVISQQWLYTLAWCAGAQSVTTNSIHILSNINKPLFLMTPEEYSLMWILTDAVSAFLIIAVFIFHWWRERGLPFWSGSRQTHENGPYSKFRTELSDVWSISSVIVRPDLRSAPSSPSTPHLPTITEE, from the exons tgCCGGGCTGTGGTTGAGTGTAAGCTCGTGACCAGACTGAAGCTGGGGAAGCTAAAGGTGGTGCGGCGGCAGCTGCTGCAACG GTATGAACACCAGCCGTTTGTCTCCTGCCTGGCCGGCCTCTACGGTTGCCAATGGAGACGATACCAAAGAGCCCGGGCCCAGCCAGGAGAGTGCTGCTGCAGCAag gtgGAGTGTGGCAGTTTTGGCCTCCTGATTGTCACCTTCTTCCTGAGTTTTTTATTCCTCTATTTCTGGAGTGAAGCTCAGAACGACTACATCGACTTTGACTG GTTTAACTTTGGGACTCTGGGTTTCTGGTTTCCCTGGTCTCGGGTCCTGCtggttgttgctgctgctctcTTCACATACATCGCCTTACTATTG GTGCTGGCAGTGTGTCTGCTTTCTGAGGGTCAGAGGCTGTACCTTCACTGGAGCCACAAG ACTGGCATCGTGGTGGCATTGGCGTTCTCCGTCACAGCCACCGCCATCTTGTCTGACATTTGGAGCAAAGAATGGAAGACTCTCCTTCTTTCCCTGCAG GTGACAGCACCTTTCCTCCACGTGGCTGCAGTCTTACTAATGGTGATTCTGTCCTGGCCAATAGCGTTGCATTTCTTTCGCATGAACAAGAAAG ACcgctcaggtcgtctgggagagctctgctttctgtccccagagtcaggaCTAAACACGGAGAAGCAGCGCTCCGTTTTCATGCACcgcatatctggaacaaactcccagaaaactgcag TGCGTCAGGTGGCTGTCCTAGGTCTCTACCTGTCCGTGCTGTTCTCTCTCTACCTGGTCCCTCTGGGAATGTACTCACCATGCATTAAAGAGGCGGGAACGCTGGGACCCGCCCCGACACTCATCGGACACAGAGGAGCTCCGATG cttGCTCCAGAGAATACCGTGATGTCGTTTGAGAAGGCAGTGGAAGCTGGAGGAGAAGGACTGGAGACTGACGTTACCATCAG TTATGATGGTGTTCCCTTCCTGATGCACGACTCCACTCTGAAGAGAACCACCAATGTCGCTGATGTTTTCCCAAATCGAACGCACCTCGATGCCTCAATGTTCAGCTGGGCCGAGCTACAGCAGCTGAATGCTGGCGGCTGGTTCTTATTG AGGGATCCATTTGGGACTGTGTCGTCCTTGTCTGAGGCCGACTGCTCCCAGGCCCAGAACCAGTCTGTTCCCTCGCTGGCCCAGTTTCTGGAGGTAGCGGCCTCTAGCGGCAGACTAGTGCTGTTTGACCTGCACAAGCCACCGTACGGACATCCCTACAGTCAGTCGTACATCAACACCACTCTGCAGGTGGTGCACGCCCACATCAACTCCTCACAG gtgcTGTGGCTTCCATCTGAGGACAGGGATCTGGTCCACGCGGTGGACCCAGAGCTGCAGCAGACCTCTGGAGAAAAGGCATCTATCCAGGAACTGACAGACGGCCACATCACCAGGCTGAACCTGCACTACAGCACCATGTCACAACAACAGTTCag taaGTACCAGTCAGTGAACATCAGCACTAACCTGTATGTGATCAGCCAGCAGTGGCTCTACACTCTGGCCTGGTGTGCCGGAGCTCAGTCCGTAACCACCAACTCCATCCACATCCTGTCCAACATCAACAAGCCGCTCTTCCTCATG acTCCAGAGGAATATAGTTTGATGTGGATTCTGACTGATGCTGTGTCGGCCTTCCTCATCATTGCTGTTTTCATATTCCATTG gtggagagagagaggcctgCCCTTCTGGTCAGGCAGCCGTCAGACCCATGAGAACGGACCGTACAGCAAGTTCAGGACAG AGCTGAGTGACGTGTGGTCCATTTCCAGCGTCATCGTCCGGCCCGACCTACGGAGCGCGCCCAGTTCCCCCAGTACCCCTCACCTGCCCACCATCACAGAGGAGTGA